One stretch of Burkholderia pyrrocinia DNA includes these proteins:
- a CDS encoding glycosyltransferase family 2 protein yields MPTHARKPLVSLVVPFHDEDETIDAFFAETLPVLESLDTVRFEIVCINDGSRDSTLDRLLEVMAGDPRVRVVDLTRRFGKEAALTAGLDEAAGAAVILIDADLQDPPALIPAMIERWLAGAEVVAAKRTDRMCDPYLQRAAAALYYRVHNRLSEVEMPENVGDFRLMDRQVVDALRALPERRRFMKGLFAWVGFRTAIVEYTRAPRSGGRSKFSGWKRWNFALEGITSFSTVPLRVWTYVGLTFAMLALVYGAFIVVRTLLLGNPVHGYASLISVVLFIGGIQLVGIGVIGEYLGRIYHESKQRPVYLVRGRYRAERDAAAHPASKLLQFPLKRAHAARRRPATPAAASHAARKISVK; encoded by the coding sequence ATGCCCACGCACGCCAGAAAGCCGCTGGTCTCGCTCGTCGTGCCGTTTCACGACGAAGACGAAACGATCGACGCATTCTTTGCCGAAACGCTGCCCGTCCTCGAGTCGCTCGACACGGTCCGCTTCGAGATCGTCTGCATCAACGACGGCAGCCGCGATAGCACGCTCGACCGGCTGCTCGAGGTCATGGCCGGCGACCCGCGCGTGCGCGTCGTCGATCTCACCCGCCGTTTCGGCAAGGAAGCCGCGCTCACCGCCGGCCTCGACGAAGCGGCCGGCGCCGCGGTAATCCTGATCGACGCCGACCTGCAGGACCCGCCCGCGTTGATTCCCGCAATGATCGAACGCTGGCTCGCGGGCGCCGAGGTCGTTGCCGCGAAGCGCACCGACCGGATGTGCGACCCCTACCTGCAGCGCGCGGCGGCCGCGCTCTATTACCGCGTGCACAACCGGCTCTCCGAAGTCGAGATGCCGGAGAACGTCGGCGATTTCCGGCTGATGGACCGTCAGGTCGTCGACGCGCTGCGCGCGCTGCCCGAGCGGCGACGCTTCATGAAAGGCCTGTTCGCGTGGGTCGGCTTTCGCACCGCGATCGTCGAATACACGCGCGCGCCGCGCAGCGGCGGCCGGTCGAAGTTCTCCGGATGGAAGCGCTGGAACTTCGCGCTCGAAGGCATCACGAGCTTCAGCACGGTGCCGCTGCGCGTGTGGACCTACGTCGGCCTCACGTTCGCGATGCTCGCGCTCGTCTACGGCGCGTTCATCGTCGTGCGCACGCTGCTGCTCGGCAACCCGGTGCATGGCTACGCGTCGCTGATTTCCGTCGTGCTGTTCATCGGCGGCATCCAGCTGGTCGGCATCGGCGTGATCGGCGAATACCTCGGCCGCATCTATCACGAGTCGAAGCAGCGCCCGGTCTATCTGGTGCGGGGGCGCTACCGCGCCGAGCGGGATGCCGCCGCGCATCCGGCGTCGAAGCTGCTGCAGTTCCCGCTCAAGCGCGCGCATGCGGCCCGCCGCCGGCCGGCGACACCCGCGGCCGCCAGCCACGCCGCCAGGAAAATCTCCGTCAAGTAA
- a CDS encoding phage protein NinX family protein, with the protein MQVQDLTGAALDYWVALAEGLGAPCVAGGACRAIRETGGASVSFASSSSSWADGGPIVERLPFAAFERDGGRGAWRAVLHRAVPAAGERCTFNQSGPTLLIAAMRTPVASTFGDDVPDLDMSKPR; encoded by the coding sequence ATGCAAGTTCAGGACCTGACCGGCGCGGCGCTGGACTACTGGGTGGCACTGGCCGAAGGCCTCGGCGCACCGTGCGTCGCGGGCGGCGCATGCCGGGCGATCCGCGAGACGGGCGGCGCGAGCGTGTCGTTCGCGTCGTCGTCGTCGTCGTGGGCGGACGGCGGCCCGATCGTCGAGCGGCTGCCGTTCGCCGCGTTCGAGCGCGACGGCGGGCGCGGTGCGTGGCGGGCCGTGCTGCACCGTGCGGTGCCGGCCGCCGGCGAGCGCTGCACGTTCAACCAGTCGGGGCCGACGCTGCTGATCGCCGCGATGCGCACGCCCGTCGCGTCGACCTTCGGCGACGACGTGCCGGATCTCGACATGTCGAAACCGCGTTGA
- a CDS encoding ABC transporter substrate-binding protein — protein sequence MNPSSATTRRRVLQRLAALAAAPLAGGIALPARAAGADLSGVTLVLGDQAGGLRALAEAAHVLDGTPYRFRWANFQGAAPLFEAQRAGAIDLAPAGDLPVLTAALGDPALRIVATRVGSPASLGIVVQPDSPVRTVADLKGQTVVVSSARGSISQYQLYGALREHGLAPRDVDVRFVLPVDAFAAFEARRIGIWATFDPYYGHAVRRGARIIRDGSGINSGLAFLTSPVDTLDDRAKRAALADVLARLTRAGQWALAHPADYATVYASLTRLPPDAAADIARRAALAQRSLSGADIDVLQRVADRAAADAILPRRVDVASIAIRNLSAG from the coding sequence ATGAACCCCTCTTCCGCCACGACACGCCGCCGCGTGCTGCAGCGTCTTGCCGCCCTCGCCGCCGCGCCGCTCGCCGGCGGCATCGCACTGCCAGCCCGCGCGGCCGGCGCCGACCTGTCGGGCGTCACGCTCGTGCTCGGCGACCAGGCCGGCGGCCTGCGCGCGCTGGCCGAAGCCGCACACGTGCTCGACGGCACGCCGTACCGGTTCCGCTGGGCCAATTTCCAGGGCGCCGCGCCGCTGTTCGAGGCACAGCGCGCGGGCGCGATCGATCTCGCACCGGCCGGAGACCTGCCCGTGCTGACGGCCGCGCTCGGCGATCCGGCGCTGCGGATCGTCGCGACGCGCGTCGGCTCACCGGCGTCGCTCGGCATCGTCGTGCAGCCCGACTCGCCGGTCCGCACCGTCGCCGACCTGAAAGGGCAAACCGTCGTCGTGTCGTCCGCGCGCGGCAGCATCTCGCAATATCAGCTGTACGGCGCGCTGCGCGAACACGGTCTCGCGCCGCGCGACGTCGACGTGCGTTTCGTGCTGCCCGTCGATGCGTTCGCCGCATTCGAAGCCAGGCGGATCGGCATCTGGGCGACCTTCGACCCGTACTACGGCCATGCGGTGCGACGCGGCGCGCGCATCATCCGCGACGGCAGCGGCATCAATTCGGGGCTCGCGTTCCTCACGTCGCCGGTCGACACGCTCGACGACCGCGCGAAACGCGCGGCGCTCGCAGACGTGCTCGCACGGCTGACCCGCGCGGGCCAATGGGCGCTCGCGCACCCGGCCGACTACGCGACCGTCTATGCGTCGCTGACGCGCCTGCCGCCCGACGCGGCCGCCGACATCGCGCGCCGCGCAGCGCTCGCGCAACGCAGCCTCAGCGGCGCCGACATCGACGTGCTGCAACGCGTCGCCGATCGCGCGGCGGCGGATGCGATCCTGCCGCGGCGCGTCGATGTCGCGTCGATCGCGATCCGGAATCTGTCCGCCGGATAG
- a CDS encoding LysR family transcriptional regulator: MDRLEFRHVRAFLSVAQHLHFARAADALDMAPPALTRQIQEAERVLGVRLFHRSRRAVTLSAAGEAYLAEASAAFEHLQRGRELAALAERGELGRIEIGYVSSAVYSGTLQRTVGAFRAAHPRIELNLREVPMDDVANQLDAGRLDLAYVRPPLPLPGGLRIVTLQRDVFVAAVPADSRYASMAAVRAADLADARFAVPEQELGTLEVARRGRFAPVIAARPGGLLAVLACVSVNGWVAVIPDALAGCVSLPGVVYRPIAGKPIMSELALAHRRFEKAPAVRAFLRTVSSAA; the protein is encoded by the coding sequence ATGGACCGGCTCGAATTCCGTCACGTGCGCGCATTCCTGAGCGTCGCGCAGCACCTGCATTTCGCCCGCGCGGCCGACGCGCTCGACATGGCGCCGCCCGCGCTCACGCGGCAGATCCAGGAAGCCGAACGCGTGCTCGGCGTGCGGCTCTTTCACCGGTCGCGCCGCGCGGTCACGCTGAGCGCGGCCGGCGAGGCCTATCTCGCCGAGGCGAGCGCCGCGTTCGAGCACCTGCAGCGCGGCCGCGAACTCGCCGCGCTTGCCGAGCGCGGCGAACTCGGCCGGATCGAGATCGGCTACGTATCGTCCGCCGTCTATTCGGGCACGCTGCAGCGCACGGTCGGCGCGTTTCGCGCCGCGCACCCGCGCATCGAGCTGAACCTGCGCGAAGTGCCGATGGACGATGTCGCGAACCAGCTCGACGCGGGCCGGCTCGACCTCGCGTACGTGCGCCCGCCGCTGCCTCTGCCCGGCGGCCTGCGGATCGTCACGCTGCAGCGCGACGTGTTCGTCGCGGCCGTGCCGGCCGATTCGCGCTATGCGTCGATGGCGGCCGTGCGCGCGGCCGACCTCGCCGATGCACGCTTCGCGGTGCCGGAACAGGAGCTCGGCACGCTCGAAGTCGCGCGCCGCGGCCGCTTCGCGCCGGTGATCGCCGCGCGGCCGGGCGGCTTGCTCGCAGTGCTCGCGTGCGTGTCCGTGAACGGCTGGGTCGCCGTGATTCCCGATGCGCTGGCCGGTTGCGTGTCGCTGCCGGGCGTCGTGTACCGGCCGATCGCCGGCAAGCCGATCATGTCGGAACTCGCGCTCGCGCACCGTCGGTTCGAAAAGGCGCCGGCGGTGCGGGCGTTCCTGCGCACGGTTTCGTCGGCCGCATAA
- a CDS encoding MFS transporter yields MSQSSPASRAATAPQAGARLPAAVTLAVASATCSLIVLDTNVVAVSLPSIARSFHASFADIEWVVSAYMTAFAACLLPAGGLADRFGRKRMLGAGLALFFLASLGCGVAPSAGWLIAARALKGGGAALLLTAALAVIANRFPEGRERARAWAIWGMCMGIATAIAPLVGGAITQWIGWRWVFLLNLPVCALLAVGARVAIDESRDPHAKRVDAAGSLLFGAALACAIAALIGAPSHGWLSVATLGRLALAAALFAAFIGAERWQARPMIDLALFRQPRFVGAVLAMFGYAACAQVMMTFLPLYLQNAFGMSAIDAGLGMLPFAFAMIAGPSIGAALAARVSSGGVLAGGLALIGAGNLATAALTASGDYRLVAIGMFVTGCGAGIMNGDTQKAIMACVPPDRTGMASGISTTTRFSAIVTAVGVLGAVLAASTHARLDRLLSAAPGLRAFADAPFMSSLLAGDLAQALDRVPPSAAGALAQAAPIAFASGFADALMVSGVLALVASVVAYKLLAQPMRDA; encoded by the coding sequence ATGTCCCAATCCTCTCCGGCGTCGCGTGCGGCCACCGCCCCGCAAGCGGGTGCCCGCCTGCCGGCCGCCGTGACGCTTGCCGTCGCGTCGGCGACCTGTTCGCTGATCGTGCTCGACACGAACGTCGTCGCCGTGTCGCTGCCGAGCATCGCGCGCAGTTTTCATGCGAGCTTTGCCGATATCGAATGGGTCGTCAGCGCGTACATGACCGCGTTCGCCGCTTGCCTGCTGCCGGCCGGCGGGCTCGCCGACCGCTTCGGGCGCAAGCGGATGCTCGGCGCGGGGCTTGCGCTCTTTTTTCTCGCGTCGCTCGGCTGCGGCGTTGCGCCGTCGGCCGGCTGGCTGATCGCCGCGCGCGCGCTGAAGGGCGGCGGCGCCGCGCTGCTGCTGACGGCCGCGCTCGCGGTGATCGCGAATCGTTTTCCGGAAGGGCGCGAACGGGCGCGCGCGTGGGCGATCTGGGGGATGTGCATGGGGATCGCGACGGCGATCGCGCCGCTCGTCGGCGGCGCGATCACGCAATGGATCGGCTGGCGCTGGGTGTTCCTGCTGAACCTGCCCGTCTGTGCGCTGCTGGCGGTGGGCGCGCGCGTCGCGATCGACGAATCGCGCGATCCGCACGCGAAACGCGTGGACGCCGCCGGCAGCCTGCTGTTCGGCGCGGCGCTCGCGTGCGCGATCGCCGCGCTGATCGGCGCACCGTCGCACGGCTGGCTGTCGGTCGCGACGCTCGGCCGGCTCGCGCTCGCCGCCGCGCTGTTTGCCGCTTTCATCGGCGCCGAGCGCTGGCAGGCGCGGCCGATGATCGATCTCGCGCTGTTCCGCCAACCGCGCTTCGTCGGTGCCGTGCTCGCGATGTTCGGTTATGCGGCGTGCGCACAGGTGATGATGACGTTCCTGCCGCTGTACCTGCAGAACGCGTTCGGGATGTCGGCGATCGACGCGGGCCTCGGGATGCTGCCGTTCGCGTTCGCGATGATCGCAGGGCCGTCGATCGGCGCGGCGCTTGCCGCGCGCGTGTCGTCAGGCGGCGTGCTGGCGGGCGGGCTCGCGCTGATCGGCGCGGGCAACCTCGCGACCGCGGCGCTGACAGCCAGCGGCGACTACCGGCTCGTCGCGATCGGCATGTTCGTGACGGGTTGCGGCGCCGGGATCATGAACGGCGATACGCAGAAGGCGATCATGGCGTGCGTGCCGCCGGACCGCACGGGCATGGCGTCGGGCATCAGCACGACGACGCGCTTCTCGGCGATCGTGACGGCCGTCGGCGTGCTCGGCGCGGTGCTGGCGGCGAGCACGCATGCGCGGCTCGACCGGCTGCTGTCCGCCGCGCCCGGCCTGCGCGCGTTCGCCGACGCGCCGTTCATGTCGAGCCTGCTGGCCGGCGATCTGGCGCAGGCGCTCGACCGCGTGCCGCCGTCGGCAGCCGGCGCGCTCGCCCAGGCAGCGCCCATCGCGTTCGCGAGCGGGTTTGCCGATGCGCTCATGGTGAGCGGCGTGCTCGCGCTCGTTGCGTCAGTCGTTGCATACAAGTTGCTTGCGCAACCGATGCGCGACGCGTAG
- a CDS encoding DUF1090 family protein, with amino-acid sequence MKNTLIAITLPIALLASSAAMADTQDCATRIHALQTQIDYAKQHGNTQQAMHQQAALEKVRANCTDAGQLARAERKVRDEQRDVEKAQAEVRNAESDLRQAEARGDTGKLAKAQRKLADKQRKLHDATRTLHDAETGRDALKR; translated from the coding sequence ATGAAAAACACCCTGATCGCCATCACGCTCCCGATCGCATTGCTCGCCAGCTCCGCCGCAATGGCCGATACGCAGGACTGCGCGACGCGCATCCACGCGCTGCAGACGCAGATCGACTACGCGAAGCAGCACGGCAATACGCAACAGGCCATGCACCAGCAGGCGGCGCTGGAGAAGGTCCGCGCGAACTGCACGGATGCGGGCCAGCTCGCGCGCGCCGAACGCAAGGTGCGTGACGAGCAGCGCGACGTCGAGAAGGCGCAGGCTGAAGTGCGCAACGCGGAATCGGACCTGCGGCAAGCCGAAGCACGCGGCGACACGGGCAAGCTCGCGAAGGCACAGCGCAAGCTTGCCGACAAGCAGCGCAAGCTGCACGACGCGACCCGCACGTTGCACGATGCCGAAACCGGTCGCGACGCGCTGAAGCGCTGA
- a CDS encoding LysR family transcriptional regulator, whose translation MRDPLDPTSLPRNASTATDVLDVLDARLMRILLVLLTERTVSRAAVRLNMSQPATSAALKRLRTLLGDPLLVRSRYGMVPTEFGARLIEPLRNALRVIDFIRIQQPTFDARTSVRTYRIGCPDYLNVLFVPKLVALFRERAPNAQLVFHPLGDGFDDERALADGELDVVIDNRPARSSRFRQDDLFDDRVVCLMRATHPLARRGAMTAADFAAAPQLCPTPSWLEASGAIDRQLERVGLLRRIVVTLPHFELAAHALVRSDMILTTTYRLARHYAKLLPLAAVALPVEPADIVYRMTWNESGSCVEGVRWLRGLIAEATRGWLDAEAALPAVAAVASATEPAAPAPEPPRPPRARKATHCRAARRPLVARVARQQRHTTKSH comes from the coding sequence ATGCGGGACCCGCTAGATCCGACCTCCCTGCCCCGCAACGCGTCCACCGCCACGGACGTGCTCGACGTACTGGATGCACGGCTGATGCGCATCCTGCTCGTGCTGCTGACCGAGCGCACCGTATCGCGTGCGGCCGTGCGCCTGAACATGTCGCAGCCGGCGACGAGCGCCGCGCTCAAGCGGCTGCGCACGCTGCTCGGCGATCCGCTGCTCGTGCGCAGCCGCTACGGGATGGTGCCGACCGAGTTCGGCGCGCGGCTGATCGAACCGCTGCGCAACGCGCTGCGCGTGATCGACTTCATCCGCATCCAGCAGCCGACGTTCGACGCGCGCACGTCGGTGCGCACCTACCGGATCGGCTGCCCCGACTATCTGAACGTGCTGTTCGTGCCGAAGCTCGTCGCGCTGTTCCGCGAGCGCGCGCCGAACGCGCAGCTCGTGTTCCATCCGCTCGGCGACGGTTTCGACGACGAGCGCGCACTCGCCGACGGCGAACTCGACGTCGTGATCGACAATCGCCCGGCCCGCTCGTCGCGGTTCCGGCAGGACGACCTGTTCGACGATCGCGTCGTATGCCTGATGCGCGCGACGCATCCGCTCGCGCGGCGCGGCGCGATGACGGCCGCCGATTTCGCGGCAGCGCCGCAGCTGTGCCCGACGCCGTCGTGGCTCGAAGCGTCCGGCGCGATCGATCGGCAGCTTGAACGCGTGGGCCTGCTGCGGCGAATCGTCGTCACGCTGCCGCACTTCGAACTCGCCGCGCATGCGCTCGTGCGCTCCGACATGATCCTGACCACCACGTACCGGCTCGCGCGGCACTACGCGAAGCTGCTGCCGCTCGCCGCGGTCGCGCTGCCGGTCGAACCGGCGGATATCGTGTACCGGATGACGTGGAACGAATCGGGATCGTGCGTCGAAGGCGTGCGCTGGCTGCGCGGGCTGATCGCCGAAGCGACGCGCGGCTGGCTCGACGCCGAGGCCGCGCTGCCGGCGGTTGCGGCGGTTGCGTCCGCAACCGAACCGGCGGCGCCCGCGCCCGAGCCGCCACGTCCGCCGCGAGCACGCAAGGCAACGCACTGCCGCGCTGCGCGCCGGCCGCTCGTCGCACGCGTCGCGCGTCAGCAGCGCCACACGACGAAATCGCACTGA
- a CDS encoding aspartate/glutamate racemase family protein produces the protein MRILVVNVNTTESITDAIAAQARAAASPGTEIVGLTPRFGAESVEGNFESYLAAIAVMDRVLSYDEPYDAVIQAGYGEHGREGLQELLTVPVVDITEAAASIAMLLGHRYSVVTTLDRTVPLIEDRLKLAGLDARCASVRASGLAVLELEENPARAIESIVGQAQRAVKDDRAEVICLGCGGMAGLDRQIEECTGVPVVDGVSAAVALAESLVRLKLKTSKVRTYAPPRPKRIVGWPGTFAK, from the coding sequence ATGAGGATCCTGGTAGTCAACGTCAACACGACCGAGTCGATCACCGACGCGATCGCCGCGCAGGCGCGGGCCGCCGCGTCGCCCGGCACGGAGATCGTCGGGCTGACGCCGCGCTTCGGCGCGGAGTCGGTCGAAGGCAACTTCGAGAGCTACCTCGCGGCGATCGCCGTGATGGATCGCGTGTTGAGCTACGACGAGCCGTATGACGCGGTGATCCAGGCCGGCTACGGCGAACACGGCCGCGAAGGCCTGCAGGAACTGCTGACGGTGCCCGTCGTCGACATCACCGAAGCGGCCGCGAGCATCGCGATGCTGCTCGGGCATCGCTACTCGGTCGTCACGACGCTCGACCGCACGGTGCCGCTGATCGAGGATCGCCTGAAGCTCGCCGGGCTCGACGCGCGCTGCGCGTCGGTGCGCGCGAGCGGCCTCGCGGTGCTCGAGCTCGAAGAGAACCCGGCCCGCGCGATCGAGTCGATCGTCGGCCAGGCGCAGCGCGCGGTGAAGGACGATCGCGCGGAAGTGATCTGCCTCGGCTGCGGCGGAATGGCCGGCCTCGACCGGCAGATCGAGGAATGCACGGGCGTGCCGGTGGTCGACGGCGTATCGGCCGCGGTCGCGCTCGCCGAGTCGCTGGTACGCCTGAAGCTGAAGACGTCGAAGGTCCGCACATACGCGCCGCCGCGCCCGAAGCGGATCGTCGGCTGGCCGGGAACCTTCGCAAAATGA
- a CDS encoding NCS1 family nucleobase:cation symporter-1, which translates to MEGDNGVQLEATHRPGLVLGADDASHRSDTASRAPALSPRLHNPDLAPTRAEGRTWGRYSIFALWTNDVHNIANYSFAIGLFALGLSGWQMLASLAIGAVLVYCFMNLTGYMGQKTGVPFPVISRMSFGIYGALLPAMIRAVIAIAWFGIQTYLASVVLRVLLTAIWPGLAAFDRNAIFGLSTLGWITFVAIWLVQIGILTYGMEMVRKYEGLAGPVILVTTLSLAAWMFSRTGGHLAMSIGKPMTGVKMWTEVFAGGSLWLAIYGTLVLNFCDFARSSPSAKTVRVGNFWGLPVNILVFATISFVLAGAQFKLNGQIIHSPTEIIATVPNKLFLVLGCLAFLIVTVAVNIMANFVAPAFVLTSLAPHRLSFRRAGLISATIAVLILPWNLYNSPIVIVYFLSGLGALLGPLYGIITVDYWLVRKQRVNVPDLYTEAPTGAYFYTRGVNRKALAALVPSALISITLAVVPAFSAMTPFSWLLGAAIAGSVYWLLADRKRQYDERSGEHIAVACAQH; encoded by the coding sequence ATGGAAGGAGACAACGGCGTGCAACTGGAAGCCACTCACCGCCCGGGCCTCGTGCTCGGCGCGGACGACGCATCGCATCGATCCGACACGGCCTCGCGCGCCCCCGCGCTGAGCCCGCGGCTGCACAACCCCGACCTCGCGCCGACCAGGGCCGAGGGCCGGACCTGGGGCCGCTACAGCATCTTTGCGCTGTGGACCAACGACGTGCACAACATCGCGAACTACTCGTTCGCGATCGGGCTGTTCGCGCTCGGCCTGTCGGGCTGGCAGATGCTCGCGTCGCTCGCGATCGGCGCGGTGCTCGTGTACTGCTTCATGAACCTCACCGGCTACATGGGCCAGAAGACCGGCGTGCCGTTCCCGGTGATCAGCCGGATGAGCTTCGGTATCTACGGCGCGCTGCTGCCCGCGATGATCCGCGCGGTGATCGCGATCGCTTGGTTCGGTATCCAGACCTATCTCGCGTCCGTCGTGCTGCGCGTGCTGCTCACCGCGATCTGGCCGGGCCTCGCCGCATTCGACCGGAACGCGATCTTCGGGCTGTCGACGCTCGGCTGGATCACGTTCGTCGCGATCTGGCTCGTGCAGATCGGCATCCTCACGTACGGGATGGAAATGGTCCGCAAGTACGAGGGGCTCGCCGGCCCGGTGATCCTCGTCACGACGCTGTCGCTCGCCGCGTGGATGTTCAGCCGCACGGGCGGCCATCTCGCGATGTCGATCGGCAAGCCGATGACCGGCGTGAAGATGTGGACGGAGGTCTTCGCGGGCGGTTCGCTGTGGCTCGCGATCTACGGCACGCTGGTGCTCAACTTCTGCGATTTCGCCCGCTCGTCGCCGAGCGCGAAGACGGTGCGGGTCGGCAATTTCTGGGGCCTGCCGGTGAACATCCTCGTGTTCGCGACGATCAGCTTCGTGCTCGCCGGCGCGCAGTTCAAGCTGAACGGCCAGATCATCCACAGCCCGACGGAAATCATCGCGACGGTGCCGAACAAGCTGTTCCTCGTGCTTGGTTGCCTCGCATTCCTGATCGTTACGGTCGCCGTGAACATCATGGCGAACTTCGTCGCACCGGCCTTCGTGCTGACGAGCCTCGCGCCGCACCGCCTGTCGTTCCGCCGCGCGGGCCTGATCAGCGCGACGATTGCCGTGCTGATCCTGCCGTGGAACCTGTACAACAGCCCGATCGTGATCGTCTACTTCCTGTCCGGCCTCGGCGCGCTGCTCGGCCCGCTGTACGGGATCATCACGGTCGACTACTGGCTCGTACGCAAGCAGCGCGTGAACGTGCCCGACCTCTATACCGAAGCGCCGACCGGCGCCTATTTCTATACGCGCGGCGTGAACCGCAAGGCGCTCGCGGCGCTCGTGCCGTCCGCGCTGATCTCGATCACGCTCGCCGTCGTGCCGGCCTTCAGCGCGATGACGCCGTTCTCCTGGCTGCTCGGCGCGGCCATCGCGGGCAGCGTGTACTGGCTGCTGGCCGATCGCAAACGGCAATACGACGAGCGCTCGGGCGAACACATCGCGGTCGCCTGCGCGCAACACTGA
- a CDS encoding DUF3005 domain-containing protein codes for MQNAESNPDPQKQREQIEKSPVKTPAAGDMPDAATQAAEVARHPLTPEAVAGKMPTGLPPIDVGAHAVDSGDPVRRAAGRIVTLDNANMAMTDNTVDVDGKGMEAAAGASEWHDNVIHSNASLDDAVDTPDEGLGGIESRPSGNLPQIATRPGWRVRHVGDVDIAVEHGTGTRAEHVIRLERVD; via the coding sequence ATGCAGAACGCGGAATCGAACCCTGACCCGCAAAAGCAGCGGGAACAGATCGAGAAGAGCCCGGTAAAGACGCCGGCGGCCGGCGACATGCCCGACGCGGCGACCCAGGCCGCCGAGGTGGCGCGGCACCCGCTGACGCCGGAGGCGGTCGCGGGGAAAATGCCGACCGGCCTGCCGCCGATCGACGTCGGCGCGCACGCGGTCGACAGCGGAGACCCCGTGCGGCGCGCGGCCGGCCGGATCGTCACGCTCGACAACGCGAACATGGCGATGACCGACAACACGGTCGACGTCGACGGCAAGGGCATGGAAGCGGCCGCGGGCGCATCGGAGTGGCACGACAACGTGATCCATTCGAATGCGTCGCTCGACGACGCGGTCGATACGCCCGACGAAGGGCTCGGCGGGATCGAGAGCCGCCCGTCCGGCAACCTGCCGCAGATCGCGACGCGGCCGGGCTGGCGCGTGCGCCATGTCGGCGATGTCGATATCGCTGTCGAGCACGGCACCGGCACGCGCGCCGAGCATGTGATCCGTCTCGAGCGGGTCGACTGA
- a CDS encoding DUF4397 domain-containing protein produces the protein MKSIRTLVALCSVISVLAACGGDGNDVGTELGISKPQARFINAVPAGPNLDYYLNAKIDQAGVAYKGVTRYHDIDSGTQNASYDISGTTTTIAAQSFSAANGHHYTTIALPSKSSAISVIDDPYNKGLLSDKARVRSFNASPNAQNVDVYVVPPGTDISTQSPTLAGAAYQNAVPASTQDSIYLNGGSYQVIVTVAGSKAPILKTAPVTINNNADWLLLTIPSGGIGDVTPNDIHVLVAQGNDADTSALELGPQ, from the coding sequence ATGAAATCAATACGAACACTGGTGGCCCTGTGCTCCGTCATTTCCGTGCTCGCGGCGTGCGGCGGCGACGGCAACGACGTCGGCACCGAACTCGGCATCTCGAAGCCGCAGGCGCGCTTCATCAACGCGGTCCCGGCCGGGCCGAACCTCGACTACTACCTGAACGCGAAGATCGACCAGGCGGGTGTCGCGTACAAGGGCGTGACGCGCTATCACGACATCGACTCGGGCACGCAGAACGCGAGCTACGACATCTCGGGCACGACGACGACCATCGCCGCGCAATCGTTCAGCGCGGCGAACGGCCATCACTACACGACGATCGCGCTGCCGAGCAAGTCGTCGGCGATTTCCGTCATCGACGATCCGTACAACAAGGGCTTGCTGTCGGACAAGGCGCGCGTGCGCAGCTTCAACGCGTCGCCGAACGCGCAGAACGTCGACGTATACGTCGTTCCGCCCGGCACCGACATCTCGACGCAAAGCCCGACGCTGGCGGGCGCGGCCTACCAGAACGCGGTGCCGGCATCGACGCAGGATTCGATCTACCTCAATGGCGGCAGCTACCAGGTGATCGTCACGGTGGCCGGCAGCAAAGCACCGATCCTCAAGACCGCGCCGGTCACCATCAACAACAACGCCGACTGGCTGCTCTTGACGATTCCGTCGGGCGGGATCGGCGACGTGACGCCGAACGACATTCACGTGCTCGTTGCACAGGGCAACGATGCCGATACGTCGGCACTGGAGCTGGGCCCGCAGTAA